From one Salmo salar chromosome ssa09, Ssal_v3.1, whole genome shotgun sequence genomic stretch:
- the pfn4 gene encoding profilin-4: MNQFQNLINDCLIDTKHVESAVILVAKTAAVTAASARFQVLPPQAQIFIDSFKHLTSTREQGFYFQDKAYTCVRADRNSIYCRCGTHGLILVKTAHYVIVATYNDSMYPSVCVEAVEKLAVYLKDKGK; this comes from the exons ATGAACCAATTTCAGAATTTGATAAATGACTGTCTTATCGATACAAAACACGTGGAAAGCGCTGTCATTCTGGTTGCCAAGACTGCAGCAGTAACTGCCGCGTCTGCAAGGTTTCAG GTTCTTCCACCACAAGCCCAGATTTTCATAGACTCTTTCAAGCACCTGACATCGACCAGAGAGCAGGGCTTCTACTTCCAAGACAAAGCATACACCTGTGTCCGAGCTGACAGGAACTCCATCTACTGCAGATGT GGAACACATGGCTTGATTCTTGTGAAGACTGCTCATTACGTTATAGTGGCCACATACAACGACAGCATGTACCCTAGCGTGTGTGTGGAGGCTGTCGAGAAACTAG CTGTGTACCTCAAGGATAAGGGGAAATGA
- the gcfc2 gene encoding intron Large complex component GCFC2 isoform X1, translating into MFNKKPRRNFRQRKGQSSDEDEQQKSGEDDGSKTQATASSIKPVKLPQNRGISCSSKREAMSPKSDSSGAEDAVEYGTSGPIVGTRPPNSKEDKDGRKKKGNVLSFSNEKEGSEFKLKKSSDKAVVFQARRKEASPAKTSRPTARKDVNVVGSQKERSGSNVSGEELSSESDGEGGAKSTTSSSASSMSSTSSKSSTQKQKPVEIPDARRIQAARRQRQAARAQKDYISLGRDGESSPRTPDQDLEERTDEDYDDDEPDDHERRIEFAPRSKTIRERIAEKIGGSGASESDDQESEDNNLWEEQQIGKGVKRHPGEQSPSGSEGSGSVRSSSSRRKQRVNIPECLPPISLSVVKKRITGKLYDLREVHRAHEADLRRMEVDMDSSRTSLENLENSSSDRQLQFYRDTNTYIQNLVECLGEKVVEINSVEVDMHTLLSDQAEVLLSRRREAIRQESSRLQQLSSEILSRSQDVFCDVQEDFWEVKKVLSRFNEWRVAFSESYHSAYISLCLPKLLNPLIRHQLLGWNPLQAAGEDFEALPWFSAVETFCHGLGYQEAEHTDRKTLPAIIEKTLLPKIQGFVELVWDPLSSRQSLCLSELCHRLQDDYSLFEGEQSKPVKAFVEAVSGRLRSSVDDDVFIPLYPKKFLDDKSSPQRRFRDQQFWTAVKLLGNIGQWDGLISEHVLKELMLDKLLNRYLMMPLLNETHSHDSVHTCKKVAVCFPKSWFKDVSSCPSQLKSFSDHLLQTAHSVCKQQPDHPNTRSVVSDVLTVLGSIQAWDKVETISDKYHYKDLVDTLNLS; encoded by the exons ATGTTCAACAAGAAACCGCGAAGAAACTTCAGGCAAAGGAAAGGACAATCGAGCGATGAAGATGAACAACAGAAGAGCGGAGAGGATGATGGAAGTAAAACACAAGCTACCGCTTCTAGCATAAAGCCCGTCAAGTTGCCGCAGAATCGGGGAATCTCATGCAGTTCCAAGCGGGAGGCGATGTCACCCAAGTCGGACTCGAGTGGTGCTGAAGACGCGGTAGAATATGGTACTAGCGGGCCGATCGTTGGCACTAGACCGCCTAACAGTAAAGAGGACAAGGATGGACGGAAGAAGAAAGGAAACGTGCTCAGCTTCTCTAATGAGAAAGAAG GATCTGAGTTCAAACTAAAGAAATCGTCAGATAAAGCTGTGGTCTTCCAAGCCAGGAGAAAGGAGGCTTCCCCTGCAAAGACCTCCCGGCCTACTG CCAGGAAAGATGTGAATGTGGTTGGGTCCCAGAAAGAGAGGTCCGGTAGCAATGTGTCCGGAGAAGAACTGTCATCAGAGAGTGACGGAGAGGGAGGTGCCAAGTCAACCACATCCAGCTCTGCCTCCTCCATGTCCTCCACATCCTCCAAGTCCTCCACTCAGAAACAGAAACCAG tggagatccCAGATGCAAGAAGGATCCAGGCGGCCAGAAGGCAGCGTCAGGCGGCCAGAGCCCAGAAAGACTATATCTCcctggggagagatggggagagctcCCCCCGGACCCCAGACCAGGACCTGGAGGAACGCACTGACGaagattatgatgatgatgagccAGACGACCATGAACGCAGGATTGAGTTTGCCCCGCGGTCCAAAACCATCAGGGAGAGGATAGCAGAGAAGATTG GAGGTAGTGGTGCTAGTGAGTCTGACGACCAGGAGAGCGAGGACAACAACCTCTGGGAGGAGCAACAGATTGGAAAGGGAGTCAAGAGACACCCTGGGGAACAG AGTCCATCAGGCAGTGAGGGCAGTGGCTCTGtgaggagcagtagtagtagacgGAAACAGAGAGTCAACATCCCAGAGTGTCTGCCTCCCATCAGCctcagcgtggtgaagaagaggATCACTGGGAA acTGTATGATCTGCGGGAGGTCCACAGGGCTCATGAGGCAGACCTGAGGAGGATGGAGGTGGACATGGACAGCTCTAGAACCTCTCTGGAGAACCTGGAGAACAGTTCCTCCGATCGCCAGCTTCAGTTCTACCGGGACACCAACACCTACATTCAGAACCTGGTGGAATGTCTCGGAGAGAAG GTGGTAGAGATCAACAGTGTGGAGGTGGACATGCACACTCTTCTGTCTGACCAGGCGGAGGTACTGTTGTCAAGGAGACGAGAGGCCATACGGCAGGAGTCATCTCGCCTACAGCAGCTcagct CGGAGATCCTGAGCAGGTCCCAGGATGTGTTCTGTGACGTGCAGGAGGACTTCTGGGAGGTGAAAAAGGTTCTGTCTCGCTTCAACGAGTGGAGAGTAGCCTTCTCCGAGTCCTACCACTCAGCCTACATCAGCCTCTGTCTGCCCAAACTACTCAACCCACTCATCAGACACCAACTTTTAGGCTGGAACCCCCTACAg GCTGCAGGAGAGGACTTTGAGGCTCTGCCGTGGTTCTCTGCTGTAGAGACGTTCTGTCACGGACTGGGTTACCAGGAGGCAGAGCACACTGACAGGAAAACACTGCCTGCTATCATAGAGAAGACTCTCCTGCCCAAGATACAAG GTTTTGTGGAGTTGGTGTGGGACCCTCTGTCCAGCCGtcagtctctgtgtctgtctgagctGTGTCACAGGCTGCAGGATGACTACTCTCTGTTTGAGGGAGAGCAGAGCAAACCGGTCAAG gCGTTTGTTGAAGCAGTGAGTGGTAGATTGAGGAGTTCAGTGGATGATGATGTCTTCATTCCTCTGTACCCTAAGAA GTTTTTAGATGACAAGTCCTCTCCACAAAGGAGGTTCAGAGACCAGCAGTTCTGGACAGCTGTGAAG CTCCTTGGTAACATTGGCCAGTGGGATGGGTTGATATCTGAACATGTTCTGAAGGAGCTAATGTTGGACAAACTCCTGAACCGTTACCTGATGATGCCACTACTCAACGAGACCCACTCACATGACTCTGTCCACACATGTAAAAAG GTTGCTGTGTGTTTTCCTAAGTCCTGGTTTAAAGACGTGAGCTCCTGTCCCTCTCAGCTGAAGTCCTTCAGTGACCACCTCCTCCAGACTGCCCATTCAGTCTGCAAACAGCAGCCTGACCACCCCAACACACG GTCTGTGGTGAGTGATGTGCTGACTGTTTTGGGAAGCATCCAGGCCTGGGACAAGGTAGAGACGATATCGGACAAATACCATTACAAAGACCTGGTGGACACACTCAACCTGTCCTAG
- the gcfc2 gene encoding intron Large complex component GCFC2 translates to MFNKKPRRNFRQRKGQSSDEDEQQKSGEDDGSKTQATASSIKPVKLPQNRGISCSSKREAMSPKSDSSGAEDAVEYGTSGPIVGTRPPNSKEDKDGRKKKGNVLSFSNEKEGSEFKLKKSSDKAVVFQARRKEASPAKTSRPTARKDVNVVGSQKERSGSNVSGEELSSESDGEGGAKSTTSSSASSMSSTSSKSSTQKQKPVEIPDARRIQAARRQRQAARAQKDYISLGRDGESSPRTPDQDLEERTDEDYDDDEPDDHERRIEFAPRSKTIRERIAEKIGGSGASESDDQESEDNNLWEEQQIGKGVKRHPGEQSPSGSEGSGSVRSSSSRRKQRVNIPECLPPISLSVVKKRITGKLYDLREVHRAHEADLRRMEVDMDSSRTSLENLENSSSDRQLQFYRDTNTYIQNLVECLGEKVVEINSVEVDMHTLLSDQAEVLLSRRREAIRQESSRLQQLSYATDPQSEGDSGESGNEKTNKSEPGEEDYGSLTADSEPSPEEEAELQRERAEILSRSQDVFCDVQEDFWEVKKVLSRFNEWRVAFSESYHSAYISLCLPKLLNPLIRHQLLGWNPLQAAGEDFEALPWFSAVETFCHGLGYQEAEHTDRKTLPAIIEKTLLPKIQGFVELVWDPLSSRQSLCLSELCHRLQDDYSLFEGEQSKPVKAFVEAVSGRLRSSVDDDVFIPLYPKKFLDDKSSPQRRFRDQQFWTAVKLLGNIGQWDGLISEHVLKELMLDKLLNRYLMMPLLNETHSHDSVHTCKKVAVCFPKSWFKDVSSCPSQLKSFSDHLLQTAHSVCKQQPDHPNTRSVVSDVLTVLGSIQAWDKVETISDKYHYKDLVDTLNLS, encoded by the exons ATGTTCAACAAGAAACCGCGAAGAAACTTCAGGCAAAGGAAAGGACAATCGAGCGATGAAGATGAACAACAGAAGAGCGGAGAGGATGATGGAAGTAAAACACAAGCTACCGCTTCTAGCATAAAGCCCGTCAAGTTGCCGCAGAATCGGGGAATCTCATGCAGTTCCAAGCGGGAGGCGATGTCACCCAAGTCGGACTCGAGTGGTGCTGAAGACGCGGTAGAATATGGTACTAGCGGGCCGATCGTTGGCACTAGACCGCCTAACAGTAAAGAGGACAAGGATGGACGGAAGAAGAAAGGAAACGTGCTCAGCTTCTCTAATGAGAAAGAAG GATCTGAGTTCAAACTAAAGAAATCGTCAGATAAAGCTGTGGTCTTCCAAGCCAGGAGAAAGGAGGCTTCCCCTGCAAAGACCTCCCGGCCTACTG CCAGGAAAGATGTGAATGTGGTTGGGTCCCAGAAAGAGAGGTCCGGTAGCAATGTGTCCGGAGAAGAACTGTCATCAGAGAGTGACGGAGAGGGAGGTGCCAAGTCAACCACATCCAGCTCTGCCTCCTCCATGTCCTCCACATCCTCCAAGTCCTCCACTCAGAAACAGAAACCAG tggagatccCAGATGCAAGAAGGATCCAGGCGGCCAGAAGGCAGCGTCAGGCGGCCAGAGCCCAGAAAGACTATATCTCcctggggagagatggggagagctcCCCCCGGACCCCAGACCAGGACCTGGAGGAACGCACTGACGaagattatgatgatgatgagccAGACGACCATGAACGCAGGATTGAGTTTGCCCCGCGGTCCAAAACCATCAGGGAGAGGATAGCAGAGAAGATTG GAGGTAGTGGTGCTAGTGAGTCTGACGACCAGGAGAGCGAGGACAACAACCTCTGGGAGGAGCAACAGATTGGAAAGGGAGTCAAGAGACACCCTGGGGAACAG AGTCCATCAGGCAGTGAGGGCAGTGGCTCTGtgaggagcagtagtagtagacgGAAACAGAGAGTCAACATCCCAGAGTGTCTGCCTCCCATCAGCctcagcgtggtgaagaagaggATCACTGGGAA acTGTATGATCTGCGGGAGGTCCACAGGGCTCATGAGGCAGACCTGAGGAGGATGGAGGTGGACATGGACAGCTCTAGAACCTCTCTGGAGAACCTGGAGAACAGTTCCTCCGATCGCCAGCTTCAGTTCTACCGGGACACCAACACCTACATTCAGAACCTGGTGGAATGTCTCGGAGAGAAG GTGGTAGAGATCAACAGTGTGGAGGTGGACATGCACACTCTTCTGTCTGACCAGGCGGAGGTACTGTTGTCAAGGAGACGAGAGGCCATACGGCAGGAGTCATCTCGCCTACAGCAGCTcagct ATGCCACTGATCCACAAAGTGAAGGAGACTCTGGGGAAAGCGGGAATGAAAAAACAAATAAAAG TGAGCCAGGTGAGGAAGACTATGGTAGCCTGACGGCCGACAGCGAGCCTTCCCCTGAGGAAGAGGCAGaactgcagagggagagag CGGAGATCCTGAGCAGGTCCCAGGATGTGTTCTGTGACGTGCAGGAGGACTTCTGGGAGGTGAAAAAGGTTCTGTCTCGCTTCAACGAGTGGAGAGTAGCCTTCTCCGAGTCCTACCACTCAGCCTACATCAGCCTCTGTCTGCCCAAACTACTCAACCCACTCATCAGACACCAACTTTTAGGCTGGAACCCCCTACAg GCTGCAGGAGAGGACTTTGAGGCTCTGCCGTGGTTCTCTGCTGTAGAGACGTTCTGTCACGGACTGGGTTACCAGGAGGCAGAGCACACTGACAGGAAAACACTGCCTGCTATCATAGAGAAGACTCTCCTGCCCAAGATACAAG GTTTTGTGGAGTTGGTGTGGGACCCTCTGTCCAGCCGtcagtctctgtgtctgtctgagctGTGTCACAGGCTGCAGGATGACTACTCTCTGTTTGAGGGAGAGCAGAGCAAACCGGTCAAG gCGTTTGTTGAAGCAGTGAGTGGTAGATTGAGGAGTTCAGTGGATGATGATGTCTTCATTCCTCTGTACCCTAAGAA GTTTTTAGATGACAAGTCCTCTCCACAAAGGAGGTTCAGAGACCAGCAGTTCTGGACAGCTGTGAAG CTCCTTGGTAACATTGGCCAGTGGGATGGGTTGATATCTGAACATGTTCTGAAGGAGCTAATGTTGGACAAACTCCTGAACCGTTACCTGATGATGCCACTACTCAACGAGACCCACTCACATGACTCTGTCCACACATGTAAAAAG GTTGCTGTGTGTTTTCCTAAGTCCTGGTTTAAAGACGTGAGCTCCTGTCCCTCTCAGCTGAAGTCCTTCAGTGACCACCTCCTCCAGACTGCCCATTCAGTCTGCAAACAGCAGCCTGACCACCCCAACACACG GTCTGTGGTGAGTGATGTGCTGACTGTTTTGGGAAGCATCCAGGCCTGGGACAAGGTAGAGACGATATCGGACAAATACCATTACAAAGACCTGGTGGACACACTCAACCTGTCCTAG